AAGTGATactacatttttttcccagccTGTCTAACCTGAATAAGGTTACAATAAGTCAAGTGAGTGAATGAGACTCAAATCAAGCTGCAAGAATCTGCACCTCTCTGAAACAGCTCCTTTTAAGGAGCAGAAGTAGATGTACCTTGCCCTCTTTCCATGGCCATAGCACCATTAGATAATAAGGTCAGAGAATGGAAAAGCCATGTGAGGTAAAATGGTGTCACAGAGCTCTTTTCAGTGAGGGTgcacagtaaaatgaaatattcaagAATGGGACCTATGCAGGCGAACAGGCTGCTCTAAAGGACCGAAAACAGATTCTTATCAAGATGTTTGTAATAATGACATGTGTAACCTGACTTTTATCATATATGTTTTAAATGGTATAACTTTGATATGCACTGCCAAAATAAATGAGGCATCATTTACGTACCTAACGAGCATAAAACAGAACAACAATGTGCATATAGGAAATCATCTTTATTCTGAAAACCAGAGAAAGCGGGGGAAAGAAACCCAACAGtgatattttaaaactgtttgcCAGCCAGGGAACTCGCCTTACAATTCCCTACAAAAAAACCCTGATGATTGTCAGATATTTTTTGCAATACTTCTGCATATTCTGTTAAAAACTtggaaaaggaagaaaaaaaaatctgaattgtTGGCTCTTTCATTGACCTCTTGGACTTCGACCTGCTACCTTTAAACATACAGGACTGTACATTCTCAAGTCAAGGTGGACATGTGGATAACAACGCACTCTGCTCAACGTGGATTCAGCTGTGGATCCAGTTTCCCAGATAAAGACAGATTATTTGACAATCGATTTTGATctaaaaatctgaaaatgtgGATATGAACCCATAATCGAGGTCTAAATGAGTATGCAAGATGAAAAATTGCATGTTGTcggaaaaaaaatctggagcAATTTAACCaaatttgtgaatgaaatattttcaaatttattttggtTGATTTCTTTCTGATTatcacacagtaacagaatgaatgttacaATAGCACAACGCAtttatttgagaaaaaaaaaaaatctgtttttctgaatcAAGGAGATCAATGTGTCAAAAATTAGAAAATTTTTCATGGGGAGGAAAATTCTTTTCAGAAATGTTCATCTTTCTGAATTaacaaaaaacagcagattttttttaaaggaaaaccTTTCTTGTAAGTGTCATAATCtgctcgtttttttttttttatctcagaCTCATTAGAAAAGTTTTTATCGGGGGGAAgaaatatttgtcatttttctgaattaatgagaCCATTATCTCAAACCTATAAGTAAagttttaacagaaaaaaatctgcttctttttctgaattaattagATAATCTTtttatgtcagaaaaacaaaaacttacGATTCTCATTCATTTAGAAAAACAaggcaaatgtattttttcccaTGAAATTTTGCTCAGAATTCTGAGATAATTCAGAAAAAtagagattttatttttcaggtgaCTGCATCACGCTTCTGTAAAATTTAACCCTGCCcaactgaaaaaataatttaagccCTCGTAGATCTGGTTTAGCTGTAACCTTCCTTTATGCTATCAAATTGCTTTCACCATAATCAAACAACTCAAGgactatttttacattttaagttGGATTTCATTTAAAAGAGCTGTTTTAATTGATGACAACTGAATCCATGTCTGGGAAACTGGTCAAACGTATATAAAAGACAAACAATTTGACacatgaaaagaaacatggcaaaCTTAATCTCCTGCTTCAATGAGCTCGAACAAcattttcaacatctttgtCTTCAGGCTACCAGACAAACCCACATTATGAGTTACAATTATGCCAGAAAGTAGTTCTGATGCTGGGTGGTAACCAGAGTGTGATGGGTCGTACAATTCAAATGTTCTTCAAAAATTTGTCACTCATTTAACATTCAGATTctacaccaaaaaaaaagatcttaatTTGCAAATGAGCTGTTAGCTTAGCGAGCTACACCTCCTACTCAGCTGCAGCTGGAGGAGTCTGGTTAGGCTAAATCACTGATGACTGTTCAGAATCCCTCTGATGTTATTACAGGGGTGGGTGTGCAaattaacacaacaaaaaaaaaacattgaacatGGTACTTTTCATCATCAACTGTCAATATAAAAAAATAGCCTTTATCAAACGCCTTATCACACATTTCACTACATTCTCACAGTCTTCACATATCAGGTGTAAACAATAACAGCtctgttttcttaaattaatcTGTGAGGgaaattaaattatttctaTGCAAGAACCATATCAAGAAACAAAACCCAATATTTAACCCATTATCGTTTTTCTGACCCCATCATGGCATTTCATACAGGAACAAAAGGAAATCAgttttttagatttagattgGATTTTCTAACAATCTGCAACCTTGACATTTTGAAAGCTGAACCACATCCAGGTAGCAAAATTAATCAGAGGACAAGATGACACCAGTTTATAGCACAAGACTCCAAAGAGTCAGATTATGGAGCCACTGAGACGACACTGCAGACTAAAACAAGacgataaaaataaataatttcaaatCTAATAACCTGGAAATCTGATGTAATCTCTTGACACTCAGAGTAGTACAATTATTTTgaaggtttattttttttatggtagatttttttcttcacagaCGTGTCCTGAGCTGGGTGACAGTCATGGCAGATCACTGATGTAGATGGCTTAAGATCCGAAACAACATCGCTGGCATAAAATGGCACTTAACAGGAAGTAGAACTATCATGAAAATAGTGTTAATATTTAACCGACTGGAACATTTGTTTTTCCACTTGCCACATGAATAACTATGCAAATCAACTATATGACATTAACATATTGTATGTGTTGGAAatgcaatgtgttttttttttaactgctgtCTTATTCAGGAATCACTGTAACGTCAGTGATGATCATATTAAAGTAAGTATTTGTAAACTAGTTCATATTTCTGAAGTCATATTACACGTAAGACTCTGATAGCTGTTAATCATAAGCTTTGTAAATCacttttgctgttttcattttgtgtggtTACACAGTGAATCGACAGGGGGTGGTGTAGATCAATTCTGTGTGGtcttaaaaacataaatgaggTCCTGCCGAagaaaaatatcaacatttcaaaatgtcaaGGTGTCACTATTAATCTTTCGAGACCTTCTCAAAGCAGCTCAGCTGCTATTCAGTATTATAGAAACACAACTGAGTTCACTCCTGCTGTTAGATTTGAACCTGCGGTGTAATTATAACGTCAATCTGGAGCTGAGACAATAAACAGCAGGCAGAGTAACTGTGTTTGAATCAGTATATCTCAAAACAATAATGGCTCTTTAATCATTTTCCCTACTCAGGTCCAGATCTTCACTTTGACCTCTCAGGCTCAGTTAATAAATGCAGGATGTGATTCTCTGGTAGCTGCCACACAAATGTCAGCATCAGTTTTTGCATGAATACATCTGAACAAATTGCCATATATTCATACAACTTTGGAAGGATTTACTTGAACTTCTAGAGACATTTGTTATTTCACAGCTCTAGAAAGATTCAGATAATATTAAATTTTGCATACTGCCAGTCGAAAAGACAATTTTCTTGTTTATAATAACAAATAAGTAGGAAAAATAACAAATGCTAGTCACCTCCATGGATCCCAAATGCTAGAGGTTGACTGCGTGGAACTTTCATTAAGGTTTGTGTACTGAAATCTTGCTGTCTGTGGGCTCACTACCAGAGATTCACACCCTACCCTCTGATGTTACTGTAAAATCTCTCGGGCCATCTCGCCCATAAAAATGTGGCTACTGCATAAGTCTTATAAATTTCGTTCATATGTGTTGGGTTTAACTGGTTTCGGTTCATTCTTGAAATATGGTGGGCAAGGTGCAGATCGAACATGAGTAACCAGTGACACAGTTCAGCTGCCCAGATACTTATCTTCTTCATGTTAATTATAGTGATCCATAACTCACATGAACCCTCTCTTCAAGTGTCACTCTGTCTGGAACCAACGTCTCAAACTAACCTTATacaaaacattaacaacaaaaGTGAGAAAACTGAAGTGTTAAAATGCAGGTGAATAAATCATGCATCGCAGGATTTGGCAGGAGAGGAAAACGTTTCATTACAGCATCCCAATAAGGATTTCAATGCCAAGGCTACAGTCGTCTTaaagaccaacaaaaaaaaaataattaaggtGAAATGAGAGGTAAAGCACCATCACTGCCACCTCTTCAGCCCTCCTTCAATACTTGTTCTTCATGAtccagtctctccctctctctctctcctctggcTGGTCTGATCGCAGCCATACCCACATTAATAATCTCCAGTTCAGATCTTGGCATGCCAACAGGCAGGCGAGAGACAAACATGGCCATTATTTATTGTGTCCCTGTGTTGCTATGTTGATACACTGAGAGGTCGACAAGCTTCACCTCTGGAAGGGTTTGCGCACCTTCTTCCTCCGTCTGGGGGGTTTGCCACTTTCAGCCCACGTCTCGCTGGACTCTGGCCGTTGACCCCCCGGCATGTAGAAACCTGTCTGGCTTGGGGGAGGGGAGAACGGTGGCGCTCCAGCACCAGGTGGGTGATGATGGGGTGGACCTGAGGGGAAGAAGCCCCCGTTGGCAGCCATGTCGTTAGGAGGCCCTCCCTTGAAGATGCGGTTAAAGAAGTCCTGCAGATCTGCAGGGTTGGTGGGACCTGTGGCGTGCTCTGAGGGCGTCCTGAAAGTGACAGTCAGAAAGATCGGAGATTTTTTACACTGCAGCTTCAAGTGAAATGATGGTCTCTTGTGCTTTTATAGACAGCCATGTGGCAACAGCATGTGAGCAGAATAAATTATGGCCAATTGTAAATGAGGGAAACGAGGAATTGATAATAATCTGAAACAAAGTATATTAAAAAGCCAACAGcgctggttttgttttttgtttactaCGCATGATCTTActagaaaaaaaattgtaatgacCTGAAATGTGTAGACTCCGAGACACcggaagtgtgtggtggtgcaCTATctgctgccctctgcctgtattttcttactgttgttactgttgctcccagccaatcacagcgcgCAGGTAAGGCGGGACTTAATAAAAATATAGCTTAGTAAAATGCCAAGCAGACAAAGCTCGTCCCGACACAATAGTGAAATCGCTAGTGGGTTGGGGCTCAGTACGCGATACCTTTAAGTTACTAGCCAAAGTAACCCAGCACAAAGTAATATCAACATTTCTTTAGTCAAACAACACTTGCATTCAGTCCTTTTTACCCAGATGTAGAGCAATATGATTATTTGAATGGTATTTCTCACAGCTAATCACTGCAGGCATTCTTCAATTGAATGTGTCATGATTGGCTCATCATTGCGGCAGCTACAgctcatacagtctgtggtgtggtgaagtcgagCGTGGTGTTTCTATGAACCTGGCAGTTTAGCATATCGAGATGCAATCAAATCATTTGGAAGTATGGCTACACTACACACCTGTGGCATCTGATTGTATTTTATGCAACTAAATGCCTTCATTTGCGTGAGGGGTATGAAATGAATGTCTCTGTTGCTATTAATATCACTTTAAGgttactggtattggtatcataATTTTCTGAACAATACCCAGCTCTAATCTCAGGTTGGCTGTCACTTTTGCTGGCgagcactgaaggagaggatggggATGAAGAGTGACATGGAGTTAGCCTGTTTTCTTTTGGACAGGTAGGTGCCAGTAactagcttagttagcttgctaaagtaTCAGCCTTTCCACTACAACAAATGCAATTTTCCTAAAACAGTAGCTTGCAGTGTACGTATATGCAGGGCAGGGAAGAGGGGCCAAGtctgaatgttgtgtttacaaacaggaACTGACAATTCTCCCATAGTAAACCTTTAACATCATtatcacaacaaaacacaagggAAGTCCCTCCAGCACCACACATATTAGAGTCTGGGAAATGTATCTGTCACACAGGAAAGTGCTCTGTCAGCAGAGATACAAGAAAATTACAGAAGATgaacaaaatgattaaaattaagttattacatatacatgctttaacttcttttttaggaaaacacattttacaaagAGTTGTCTGGTTATCTGTTAACTGTGTCCTAAATTTGTCTCAGTAATAGAAATATCATGTACCATAATACTTCACATTTTCATAAGAGGACTCTTTTGTCTGCTACTGatatttgtattatatgtttatatatatgtttatatataggAAAACTATGGCAGATGTTACAGACATGTACAACACCCAAAACTATCACAAACTGCGCAAACAGACTGTTTCACTTGAGGGGACGTACCTGTGTCGTGTGGAGTTGCTGTTGTTCTTTGAACCAAAAGAGATGTGATAGGGCACACGGTGTGTGTCAGGAGAGATGCCTATTCTTTGGCAACCAGCCCACTCTGAAACAAGACAGCATCACAACAGGTCACATGTGAGGAAAACATGGATCTCAGAGATACTCTAAAACTCTGTTCTGAATCTTTTCTTGCACCTTGGAATACAAGCACTGAGTGGGAGGATACAGATAATATATGAGCTCATGCAAACTACAGAATATATGACTGTTAAGTTACTGGTGACGAGAGCAGATGATCTTCACAAAAAGCTGATGTTCACCTGTAATATCATACACCTTGCCATCCATACAGGCAAAGTATGTGATACGTAGGCCCAACATGCTGGACTCAGCCCACAGGTCCCCCTCCTCGGCGCTATGGCAACGATTGCATTCAGCACAGAACCGGGCCTCAGCAGGTTCACGATCCATCTCAAACCGcctgcacagacagacacaggtcACAAAGGAAACACAACTGTGGTGAAAGTTTACCACATCAGGCGAGACCCagttgtgtgtttaatgtttaactTCAGGAGTCATTTGACAGTTAATGATGTGCAGGGTGTGTAACAACATACTTGTGTTTTCCTTCACACTTTGTGCACATCATGGTGTTCATGGCTTCCTTCAGGTCATCCTGCAGTTTGGTGAGAAACTCATTCATGGACTTTGAGAGCTCTGTCGCTGCCATACGCTTCCTGTGTGAGAACCAAACATACCGGCTGGTGATACATGAACATAACACGcctaatgctgtgttcacactatgaGCGATGACACTACGAGTGACAAGCAACAGTGTGACCAGCTACTGAAGTGTTGCTCAAACCCTAGTGGTTACGATGTCACAGGCTTGCGTGTGTCTGCTACCTGCCAAAAAGCACCTCAACGAAACAGCATCTTAAGTTTGTATTTGGTCCCAATATAACATCAGATTTCACTATCCTATTTCATCCCTGTGTGCACTGCACGTCATTGTAGCACTTAAAAAAGTTGAGGCCAGCTCAAATTCATGTCACCAGCTTCCACTGTAAATGACTTGTAGCCTGCTGCTGTGTCACTGTACAATTTTACGTTCATTAACCCACATAATTTCATGAGAGAACACTGGACATCTTAAAACAATATGCCTACGATAGCTCCAGTCAGTCTcgatttgatttgattgaaatatcatatcactattttaaatacagtaagacttcaattaatagccctggttattatttgcttaaatcactaaaATCAACAGGtctatatttgggacagacTTTTAATGCCTTgttcagcaaagatcaggaaataaaatcaaattgtttatttaaaccagtatgaatattacttctttaaaaataaggcttcagataacatatcaattatgaatcattcactTGATGTGGCTCCGACAGACAGAGCatcaaagagagacaaagagttACGGCACctggcataccgacacaacacgacattgtcctgttgaactgattaatttttatgaaaaacccttttgattcttttgatctgaggactctTACTGACTTAAGGAATATGAAAAACTTACAGGTTAAGTGAGGAATGTTCAAGGTAGAGCTAACAACtcggttttatacatccagaGAGCTtctattaaaaaatgaattgcttgccaaccagaccaggcatctAATTAAGACAGgcatttgtcaaaatgtgtagccacactgggctagtGAAAGGAACTGGGCTTTTAACTTAAGTTTTATGGTATATTGAAACTTAAATTTTGTATAAATATTTAAAGGACAGTGTTCACAGAGAGGCAGGGAATGAGAGAGAAATAATAAGTTAGATTACATTCTACCAAACTGATGACACAACTTaactgcagaaaaaataaaCGATTATTATATCAATGTAACtaataaaagatttttttaaaaaggctaCTAAGTTGTTATGGCTAGGGATAcatgataatatcagcacatTATCTGTATTGGCCGATACTGGCTTTAAATTGAACAGAATCGGCcgatttttcttattttgcacaatgaataaatattacgTACATTTGAAAGTACTGTATTTCacgtctccatctgctggtggaccatcacaataagagtatgcatgcaaaatatgatgttaattccactacagatgAGACTCTTGATATGACTCTTGACTCTGGATATATCGGTATCAGCAATTGGCCAAGTAAGTTTTAATATATCGGCATatcggatatcggcaaaaaatccagtatcgtgcatccctagttttggcagatacttgattttttttttagttgttttcttCCTGTGAAAACCGCTTTTTCTGTGTACTCACAACTCATACTCTCGTCGTGTCTCTGGGTTACTGACGATATCCCAGGCAGCCCTCAGTACTTTGAACGCCTCTCCAGCTCGTGGGTGTTTATTCTTGTCTGGATGGACCTGAAGAAGAAAGTACAGAGGAAAAGGTTGTATGAGTAAAGAAGAAAAATTCTGCCTCAGATGCAATTCGTTAGTCATTAATTCAGGCATCCAACAGCTGTATTTTTACTCAGCTGCAGgcacttcacacacaaacacacctggacagccagctgTCTGTAGGCCTTCTTCAGTTCAGCCTCAGTGGCGTGCACCTCCACACCAAGCACTGTAAAGGGGTCGAGCTCATCCTCTGGCACCTCAGCCAAGGCCAGCAGTCTCTCCAGCTCCTGGCCTGGCTGGCTCCTCCCTGCTCTGCCGGGTGAGTCAGGGCTGGACGGTGGTAGTTGGCCACGTCTCTTGAACCTGCTTCGGACTCTCTCCAGCAGGGACAGCACCCTTTTCCAAAACCTTGACTCTTGAAAAGCTGTCCAATAGCGTTTTCCCCTCTCTCCGCCAAGGCGAACCAACGCACCCTTTGCCCACTGGGAGCCGAGAATAACAATAGCGCAGAAAAGTCTTAAACAAGATAAGGCAGCTGTCTTTACCCACTTTACCGACCTAACAATTTTATCCACCAGGTCTGCTCCTGTGCATTTCGTCCATTTCAGAATCCGACAAGCGTCAGCCTTCATTCCTGCAATGTCTGTGATCTTTACAAGAAGCTGCTGCCCAAAGTTGTATAGTTTCATCCCTCCAGTCTCCACGCCGACTCCACAATTGTGAGTTAATGTGACAATAATCTCAATCATCATGTGGACGCAGGAGATGCACCAAAAGCTCAGAGACTCTGACAGCATCTCCTTGAAAGCCAAGACAAGCTGGTTGCCCGTTCGCCGGCGGCCTCGGGTCtgttgatggtggtggtggttacGTCTGCGGGTCTGCTTGTGCCGTCCACCACCTGACATAACATTGCCTTTTTGAATGGAGGAAAAAGCACTTTGACCGCTCTGCTCTGAGACTGACCCACCGGTCTTCAATTTGCATCTCCGTCCAGGTCCTACGTTCCTCCACCCAGACTCCCCATTCATGTGCTGCTCCTTTGCAGCTTCATCCTCCTCTTGATTTATAACATGCGAGTTCTCGTGATCTGCGGTGTCATCTTGCTCAAAACCATCTGAAGCCTCCTCAGTATCCTCTTTGGCCTCTGTAGATCCACAATACTCTGCTTCACCAATTCCAGAGTCTTGTGGAGTAGCTGGATTTGGGGTGTCCTGAGATTTGAGATAGGCTGTTTCGTCCTCCTGCCCACATTCATCATAAGTCTGTCTGGCCTCCGACTGAGTAGACTCAGTCACTGAGGTGGGATCACCATCAGGCTTCTTTTCATCAGCGTCTGTAATGCCATCCACCTCCTTCTCAGCTGCTTCTCTCTCCATGTTTCTTACAGCTGTTTGATTGAGGCGCTGTGAAACTGGAATCTCATGGAAGATGATATCCTAGATCCATAATCTGTGGCAACATTTTCCCCAGGCTCTCATTAAAAAGTGAGACTGGGGGCTCCTGAGGGTCAGACTCAGGTCCACCATATCAGCAGCCGCTTCCAGGTGTCAAAAGGCTTTTACACACCTCACATCATGCACCAGGTCGTTATctgaaaagaaacacagagttCAGTGTAAACCCACTTGTTGAATAAGCAGAGTTATAAGAGTAAAAAGCAATAATTTATATTATAATGCAGGTTTTTACACCTTAAATTTGTCAGCCACCAGAGACTTTGACATACTGGTTAAACTATGGCAGCTATCCCTTTAATCAGACCACTGGTACTGATAATGGACCTCAGCTCTTTGCACCGATGCCAAGACGCATCTATTATTTAGATATTTAGATATAGAACTCAACTCAATTTTCAAGAAAAACCGCTGCATTACACATGAACCAAGCAATATTAAATTACAACATACCACAATAGATGTTATCCATACTGCACTTCCTACAGGGCACcagagctgaaaccatttctctATCAGCTGATTGATTTGGTTAACAGAAAGCTGACTGCAAAGAAcaaattcatcattttaattatttatcaaaCTAAAATGTCAAACGCTGACTGGTTTCAGTGTTTCAAACATGacgatttgctgcttttctcattgtaagctgaatatctttgggctTGGACTGTTCGTCAGTCAACAAAACAAGCCCCTCTGGACTCTGAACGGTGAAAGGCATTTTCACTATCTTCTAGCATGTTACAGACTAAACTGTTGAATTTACAGATTAAACAATCATGAAAATATCAATTAGCTGCAGCCCAGGAATAAACTAACACTGTATGTGGGGTCAAGTAGATTTTCTTTACCTTACACCAGCTGCTATCAGCTCTATGAAGAGGAGATCATTTGTTTTGCCATCACCACAGAGTTCATCACAACCGTATTAACCGTATACCAATACACTTTCGGAGctttagctaaataaataaactaagaACGAATGAGTAATGTCATTTATTAATGATTAACCTACATGTGCTGTAGCTACATGATCTCATCTGTCCAGCACAGAAGTGTTACAGACGTGAACATACATAAATGAAGACATCCAGACGTGTTTTGACACGTACATGTGCAatagtgcaacacacacacacacacacacacattacatccAGTTTACTATTTTTTTGCTTACTTGTTAGCCAGAGAGGAACACGGTGTCTCTATGAACGAGCTACATGCACAAACGTTTGACCTTTGAGATCCAATAAAAAGCGAGAAAACCAGCCATTGCAGAGCAGTAACGTTAAATCCTGTCTGGTGAACTGGCTGACGGGCTAATTTGATATTAATGCAACACTGATAACATCACCAGATATTTTCAAGGCGGCTAATGTTAGCAGACAGCCAAGCTGTTAGCATGAAGAAGCAGCCAACcaacaggaggacagacaggcgctacaggggctaaaattagcttGCCTC
This region of Epinephelus fuscoguttatus linkage group LG1, E.fuscoguttatus.final_Chr_v1 genomic DNA includes:
- the dnajc14 gene encoding dnaJ homolog subfamily C member 14; the encoded protein is MEREAAEKEVDGITDADEKKPDGDPTSVTESTQSEARQTYDECGQEDETAYLKSQDTPNPATPQDSGIGEAEYCGSTEAKEDTEEASDGFEQDDTADHENSHVINQEEDEAAKEQHMNGESGWRNVGPGRRCKLKTGGSVSEQSGQSAFSSIQKGNVMSGGGRHKQTRRRNHHHHQQTRGRRRTGNQLVLAFKEMLSESLSFWCISCVHMMIEIIVTLTHNCGVGVETGGMKLYNFGQQLLVKITDIAGMKADACRILKWTKCTGADLVDKIVRSVKWVKTAALSCLRLFCAIVILGSQWAKGALVRLGGERGKRYWTAFQESRFWKRVLSLLERVRSRFKRRGQLPPSSPDSPGRAGRSQPGQELERLLALAEVPEDELDPFTVLGVEVHATEAELKKAYRQLAVQVHPDKNKHPRAGEAFKVLRAAWDIVSNPETRREYELKRMAATELSKSMNEFLTKLQDDLKEAMNTMMCTKCEGKHKRFEMDREPAEARFCAECNRCHSAEEGDLWAESSMLGLRITYFACMDGKVYDITEWAGCQRIGISPDTHRVPYHISFGSKNNSNSTRHRTPSEHATGPTNPADLQDFFNRIFKGGPPNDMAANGGFFPSGPPHHHPPGAGAPPFSPPPSQTGFYMPGGQRPESSETWAESGKPPRRRKKVRKPFQR